In Cyclopterus lumpus isolate fCycLum1 chromosome 9, fCycLum1.pri, whole genome shotgun sequence, a single genomic region encodes these proteins:
- the kat6a gene encoding histone acetyltransferase KAT6A isoform X1 produces the protein MVKLANPMYTQWILEAIKKVKKQKQRPSEERICNAVSMVHSLDRKTVLEQLELSVKDGTILKVTNKGLNSYKDPENPGRLALPKSKGCGSSGVSGGGGGGGSSSSSGVGSSHSHSGKKPGLDWNKLIKRALEGLHEPGGSGLKNIERFLKCQADVAAYLSSSGSMGSGLFHQQLRVALKRAVAHGRVAKQGPLFQLISRSSSLDDGTGTVSLGSLPPVRLLPHEKDKPVAEPIPICSFCLGTKEQNRDKRPEELISCADCGNSGHPSCLKFSPELTARVKALWWQCIECKTCSSCQDQGKNADNMLFCDSCDRGFHMECCDPPLTRMPKGCVNLCFHPFSPGMWICQICQPRKKGKKLLHEKAAQIKRRYSAPLGRPKNRPGRPFKKLGRRGRRKRSASAHSSSSSSCEGYPGDDRLLFSMRDDDDLSQGSLRFNNKTKGLIDALTKFFTPSPEGRKARQEVVDYSQQCRIRKKANRKGEGDDRDNQEGSDWRDEDEKLPGHENLTEKDIELFRHIQELALQKVGVTGPPDPQMRCPSVIEFGKFEIQTWYSSPYPQEYSRLPKLYLCEFCLRYMKSRSILYQHMKKCNWFHPPANEIYRKDDVSVYEVDGNVSTIYCQNLCLLAKLFLDHKTLYYDVEPFLFYVLTQNDSKGCHLVGYFSKEKHCQQKYNVSCIMILPQYQRRGYGRFLIDFSYLLSKREGQPGSPEKPLSDLGRLSYMAYWRSVVLECLHDVRDRQITIRQLSKLTGICPQDITTSLHSLSMLDQRGDRLVLVRREKLVSNHMTRLKARPRQLDVDPECLRWTPVIVTNTVVSDGDDDDDEEEEDDEPEEHKHKEIKPSHKVPPMSWHMRQGKKRDEEEDEDEEEEEERKCFLGFPISQSSPTSPPIRCPLSVPEPPRPPPPTNGERRPRGRPPKNWPWGKVKDSARVGRPPKIRPVEDEDDEDEERTEGGKTTGSATSPPSLFSLDRPTESTAFHSLDMARHPSITPTRRGRPPRKKRGPKPRSMEGPGEGLAQVPLVSRLNESLLVRKSCFSESSEEEEDDEEDDDDDERRACSPPILTKPALGLKCKKPLRKRRFRQRSHPHSSVVTETISETTEVLDEPFVDSDSERPMPRLEEETPLGHPLHRYPPARSVMRLSDSAPKRGRHSNLTDSEEDELTSMLKPVAALPATPLETLAANPEVPVKKKKGWPKGKSRKPLHWKKRGPGKPPGGGAAADSQAQSGDPPPPKIKMKPGRKPRSWYLERAQEEAERLEQERQRQLEQQLDKDPQLLQTDDRISKRGCRTNTDRDTKQKDSDEEDYHPKPVEQKVPKRPRGRPPKNRALCPPPQPAPKPAPTSEPEEEEEEEEAERSWEEDKPSRPPSRALLTPSSSSSTLGPRASQSRPQDADMGDREEDDDDEEREEEECGSTGSGGGSINRRAAVTPGSGSRRSEDHDADDEGDGHLEDKSNGSNNSSKKRKSQDSEDDDDDEDEEEEPASLASSPPVKEEPQGGEAFLDMDNSVARDYVSKQEEEEEEEEEAEEEVQEAKCRPSSADPQQEERRRREQEESAAAAAAVETVTAMSVPSEPMELQSLHPDDKDVTLLMEPQHTHPHSHPHQHSDFKEELGQHHPHHPHHHSNELDLETMQAVQSLTQGEAQDEETEPQPHHGAYQDCEETLAACRTLQSYSHTGEAEDEALALVEECGASQHSSPLPNPAVPPLPSQSVRSVNSPGLPSGIMDTTPAGQRGGTPGPTGTGGSGGGAGGGYTQITPEHPSSLSAPSQQNMETSPMMDVPSVPDHSQQVVDSGFSDLGSIESTTENYDNPSSYDSTMGGGGNGTGNGGGMSAAAVSGATTASSSSASSSSSSATPSSQSNSCSFVPAPSLTSSTGTGGSQLGMGSCSLIQQTGPGPNSGPGASNVGSAGPQPPPPPSNTPNCGIKSPQSCGVIERPPSTNQQQSQKKGPQQQQAPNPQPQPSAPQQQQQQQQQLQQQQQQQQQQLQQQQQQQQQALSQCSMGNGFASTPMIMEIPESGGGGGRTLYERMGQDFGTGGYPQPSATFSLAKLQQLTNTIMDPHAMPYSHSASVTSYATSVSLSNPGLAPSPHTTLPQGQPTMTPPPNLSSGSMNLGSLQLQCNMPTTNIGLGPPPHTQRLQGQMATVKGHISIRSKATQQLAPAPHQQQLYGRSSGAVAMQGTPRTLAVQRGMMPNLMPTPAPYNSMNMPLNAMSAGYRMPQPMMNSGYHGNPPYMNQPAQYPMQMQMGMMGGQGYPQQPMQPNHHSNMMYTGPSHHSYAGVPKQSPYMSR, from the exons ATGGTGAAACTGGCCAACCCAATGTACACTCAATGGATCCTAGAGGCCATCAAGAAGGTGAAGAAGCAGAAACAGCGACCATCGGAGGAGCGCATTTGCAATGCAGTGTCCATGGTCCATTCTCTGGATCGCAAAACGGTTTTGGAGCAGTTGGAGCTCAGCGTCAAGGATGGTACCATCCTAAAGGTCACAAACAAAGGTCTCAACTCCTACAAGGACCCTGAAAACCCAGGGCGTTTGGCTCTGCCCAAGTCCAAAGGTTGTGGCAGCTCTGGAgtaagtggaggaggaggtggtggtggcagcagcagcagcagcggtgtTGGTAGTTCTCACTCCCATTCTGGGAAGAAACCGGGACTTGACTGGAACAAGTTGATCAAACGAGCACTGGAGGGGCTCCATGAGCCCGGTGGCTCCGGGTTAAAGAACATTGAACGCTTTCTCAAGTGCCAGGCTGATGTGGCGGCCTACTTGTCAAGCAGCGGCTCTATGGGGTCTGGCCTCTTCCACCAGCAGCTGAGGGTGGCCCTGAAGAGGGCTGTGGCCCATGGACGCGTGGCCAAGCAGGGTCCACTGTTCCAGCTCATCAGCCGCAGCAGCTCCCTGGATGACGGGACCGGGACAGTGTCTCTGGGATCACTGCCACCAGTCCGGTTGTTGCCCCACGAGAAAGACAAG CCGGTGGCGGAGCCGATCCCCATCTGCAGCTTCTGCTTGGGGACCAAGGAGCAGAATCGCGATAAGAGGCCGGAGGAGCTCATCTCCTGCGCCGACTGTGGCAATAGTG GCCACCCGTCCTGTCTCAAGTTCTCCCCAGAGCTCACAGCGCGAGTCAAGGCTCTGTGGTGGCAGTGCATCGAATGCAAGACTTGCAGCAGCTGTCAGGATCAAGGGAAGAATGCG GACAACATGTTGTTCTGTGACTCTTGTGACCGAGGCTTCCACATGGAGTGCTGTGATCCTCCCCTCACGCGTATGCCAAAAG GGTGTGTGAACCTGTGCTTTCACCCTTTCTCTCCAGGCATGTGGATTTGTCAAATCTGCCAACCcaggaaaaagggaaagaagcTTTTACATGAAAAGGCAGCACAAATCAAACGGCGCTACAGCGCACCGCTGGGGCGGCCCAAGAACAG gCCGGGGCGGCCCTTTAAAAAGCTGGGCAGGCGTGGTCGGCGAAAGCGCTCCGCCTCCGCCCACtcatcctccagctcctcctgcgaGGGTTACCCTGGTGACGACCGGCTACTTTTTTCGATGCGGGACGACGACGACCTGTCACAGGGCAGCCTACGCTTCAACAACAAGACCAAGGGCCTCATCGACGCCCTCACAAAGTTCTTCACGCCGTCGCCTGAGGGCCGGAAGGCACGGCAGGAAGTAGTGGACTATTCACAACAGTGCCGCATCCGAAAGAAAGCCAATCgcaaaggagaaggagatgatAGAG ACAATCAGGAAGGCAGCGACTGGCGGGATGAAGATGAGAAACTGCCCGGACACGAGAACCTGACGGAAAAAGACATCGAGCTGTTCAGACACATCCAGGAGCTGGCACTGCAG AAAGTCGGGGTGACGGGTCCACCAGATCCTCAGATGCGCTGTCCGTCAGTCATTGAATTTGGCAAGTTTGAAATCCAGACGTGGTATTCATCTCCATACCCCCAGGAGTACAGCAG GTTACCCAAGCTCTACTTGTGTGAGTTCTGCCTGCGCTACATGAAGAGTCGCAGCATCCTCTACCAGCACATGAAGAAGTGCAACTGGTTCCACCCCCCTGCTAACGAGATCTACAGGAAGGATGATGTCTCTGTTTATGAG GTTGATGGGAATGTGAGCACAATCTACTGTCAGAACCTGTGTCTGCTGGCCAAGTTGTTCCTGGACCACAAGACCCTCTACTATGATGTCGAGCCCTTCCTTTTCTACGTCCTGACCCAGAACGACAGCAAAGGTTGCCACCTTGTTGGCTACTTCTCCAAG GAGAAGCACTGTCAACAGAAATACAACGTGTCATGCATCATGATTCTTCCACAGTACCAGCGGAGGGGCTATGGACGCTTTCTCATCGACTTCA GCTACTTATTGTCCAAGCGCGAGGGCCAGCCCGGATCTCCAGAGAAGCCTCTGTCCGACCTCGGTCGACTGTCCTACATGGCCTACTGGCGCAGTGTGGTGCTAGAGTGTCTCCATGACGTCCGCGATCGGCAGATCACCATACGACAACTAAGCAAGCTGACCGGGATCTGCCCGCAGGACATCACCACGTCACTGCACAGTCTCAGCATGCTGGATCAGCGAGGAGACAG GCTGGTCCTGGTGCGTCGGGAGAAGCTGGTGTCCAACCACATGACTCGTCTCAAGGCCCGGCCACGGCAGCTGGATGTCGACCCCGAGTGTCTCCGCTGGACTCCCGTCATCGTGACCAACACGGTGGTCTCTGATGGagatgacgacgacgatgaggaggaggaggatgatgaaccagaggaacacaaacacaaggag ATCAAACCAAGTCACAAGGTCCCACCAATGTCCTGGCACATGCGCCAAGGAaagaagagggatgaggaggaggatgaggatgaggaggaagaagaggaaagaaagtgTTTCCTGGGGTTTCCCATTAGCCAAAGCTCTCCAACTTCCCCTCCCATTCGCTGTCCGCTTTCTGTCCCAGAGCCACCACGCCCCCCTCCTCCAACAAATGGAGAACGCAGACCACGGGGACGCCCACCCAAAAACTGGCCCTGGGGCAAGGTGAAAGACAGCGCACGGGTGGGACGTCCACCTAAGATCCGCCCAGTGGAGGACGAGGAtgacgaagacgaggagagaacagagggaggaaaaacCACAGGCTCTGCCACCagccccccctctcttttctccctggACAGACCAACAGAATCCACAGCCTTTCACTCACTGGACATGGCCAGACACCCCTCCATAACTCCCACACGAAGAGGGCGCCCCCCAAGGAAAAAGAGAGGCCCTAAGCCCAGATCGATGGAAGGGCCTGGGGAGGGGCTGGCACAGGTTCCCCTGGTTTCCAGGTTGAATGAGTCTCTTCTTGTCAGGAAGAGCTGCTTCAGTGAAagcagtgaagaggaggaggatgacgaagaagatgatgatgatgatgagaggagGGCATGCTCCCCACCCATCCTCACCAAGCCTGCCTTGGGGCTCAAATGCAAG AAGCCTCTGAGGAAGCGTCGCTTTCGTCAGCGCAGCCACCCTCACAGCAGCGTGGTGACAGAGACGATCTCTGAAACCACAGAGGTGTTGGATGAGCCTTTTGTGGACTCTGACTCAGAGAGGCCTATGcccaggctggaggaggagacgccACTGGGCCACCCACTGCACCGCTACCCACCAGCCCGCTCTGTCATGAGGTTGTCTGACTCGGCACCGAAAAGGGGCCGGCACTCCAACCTCACAGATTCAGAGGAAGACG AGCTAACATCTATGCTGAAGCCTGTGGCCGCTCTGCCAGCAACTCCATTGGAGACCCTAGCGGCCAACCCTGAGGTTCCagtcaagaagaagaaaggctGGCCCAAGGGAAAGAGCCGCAAACCATTGCACTGGAAAAAACGAGGTCCTGGAAAGCCACCTGGTGGTGGAGCAGCCGCAGATAGCCAGGCCCAAAGTGGGGATCCGCCACCCCCCAAAATCAAGATGAAGCCTGGCCGCAAGCCCCGGAGCTGGTACTTGGAGAGGGCccaggaggaggcagagaggctaGAGCAGGAAAGACAAAGGCAGttggagcagcagctggacaaGGATCCCCAGCTGCTCCAGACAGATGACCGTATCAGCAAGCGAGGCTGCAGAACCAACACCGACAGAGACACCAAACAGAAAgactctgatgaagaagacTATCACCCTAAGCCTGTTGAGCAGAAGGTGCCCAAGCGGCCAAGAGGAAGACCGCCCAAGAATCGCGCCCTCTGCCCGCCACCACAGCCTGCCCCCAAACCAGCCCCCACCTCTgagccagaggaagaggaggaggaagaggaggctgaaAGATCCTGGGAGGAAGATAAACCCAGCCGTCCACCCTCCCGTGCCCTGCTGACCccttcgtcctcgtcttccACCTTAGGGCCCCGGGCCTCACAGTCCCGGCCTCAGGACGCAGATATGGGTGACAGGGAAGAGGACGATGacgatgaggagagggaggaagaggaatgtgGCAGCACGGGTAGCGGTGGTGGAAGTATCAACAGGCGAGCAGCTGTTACACCAGGTTCAGGAAGCAGGCGCAGCGAAGACCATGATgcagatgatgaaggtgatggacACTTGGAGGACAAGAGCAAcggcagcaacaacagcagtaagaaaagaaaaagccaggactctgaagatgatgatgatgatgaagacgaggaggaggagcctgccTCCCTTGCAAGCTCTCCTCCGGTCAAAGAAGAACCCCAAGGCGGAGAGGCTTTTTTAGACATGGACAACAGCGTGGCGCGAGACTATGTCAgcaagcaggaggaggaagaagaggaggaggaggaggctgaggaggaggtgcaggaggccAAGTGTCGGCCCTCCTCAGCCGACccgcagcaggaggagaggcggcgcagagagcaggaggagtctgctgcagcagctgcggCAGTGGAAACTGTTACAGCCATGTCTGTTCCCTCTGAGCCCATGGAGCTCCAGTCTCTACACCCGGACGACAAGGACGTCACGCTGTTGATGGAACCCCAGCACACGCATCCACACTCCCACCCTCACCAGCACTCCGACTTCAAAGAGGAGCTGGGCCAGCATCACCCACACCACCCCCATCACCACTCCAATGAGCTGGACCTGGAGACGATGCAGGCCGTCCAGTCCCTGACACAGGGGGAAGCCCAGGATGAAGAGACTGAACCCCAGCCACACCACGGGGCCTACCAGGACTGCGAGGAGACCCTCGCTGCCTGCCGGACCCTGCAGAGTTACAGCCACACGGGGGAGGCCGAGGACGAGGCCCTGGCCTTGGTGGAGGAGTGTGGGGCCTCCCAACACAGCAGCCCCCTTCCTAACCCCGCAGTGCCGCCCCTACCCAGTCAATCTGTGCGCTCGGTAAACAGTCCGGGGTTGCCCTCGGGCATCATGGACACAACACCGGCAGGGCAGAGGGGAGGGACGCCTGGCCCAACTGGAACAGGGGGAAgcggtggaggagctggaggggggTACACCCAGATCACGCCGGAACATCCCAGTTCTCTTTCTGCCCCCTCCCAGCAGAACATGGAGACGTCGCCAATGATGGATGTACCGTCTGTGCCAGACCACTCGCAGCAGGTGGTGGACAGCGGCTTCAGTGACCTCGGCAGCATAGAGAGCACGACGGAGAACTACGACAACCCCAGCAGCTACGACTCCACCATGGGCGGAGGGGGTAATGGAACAGGGAACGGCGGGGGAATGTCAGCTGCCGCAGTTTCGGGAGCTACCACAGCTTCCTCATCGTcggcctcctcttcttcaagCTCGGCCACCCCGTCCTCCCAGTCTAACAGCTGCTCTTTTGTGCCAGCCCCCAGCCTCACATCCTCCACGGGAACGGGCGGGTCCCAACTAGGGATGGGCAGCTGTAGCCTCATCCAGCAAACCGGGCCAGGGCCCAACAGCGGACCAGGTGCCAGTAATGTAGGCAGTGCTGGACCCCagccacccccacccccgtctAACACCCCCAATTGTGGCATTAAGTCTCCCCAGAGCTGTGGTGTGATCGAGAGGCCTCCCAGCACCAACCAGCAGCAGTCTCAAAAAAAGGGTCCTCAGCAGCAACAAGCGCCCAACCCTCAGCCTCAACCATCAgcaccacagcagcagcagcagcagcagcagcaactacaacaacaacaacaacaacaacaacaacaactgcaacaacaacagcagcagcagcagcaggccctGTCCCAGTGTAGCATGGGCAATGGCTTCGCCTCCACACCCATGATAATGGAGATCCCCGAGAGTGGCGGAGGAGGGGGCCGCACCCTGTATGAACGCATGGGTCAGGACTTTGGCACGGGGGGCTACCCTCAGCCCTCGGCCACCTTCAGCCTGGCCAAACTCCAACAGCTCACCAACACCATCATGGACCCCCATGCCATGCCCTACTCTCATTCAGCCTCTGTCACTTCCTACGCCACCAGCGTTTCTCTCTCCAACCCCGGGCTGGCCCCTTCACCCCACACTACCCTCCCTCAGGGCCAGCCCACTATGACCCCACCTCCGAACCTCAGCTCTGGCTCCATGAACCTGGGCTCCCTGCAGCTACAATGCAACATGCCCACCACCAACATCGGTCTGGGACCCCCGCCGCACACACAGCGGCTACAGGGCCAGATGGCTACAGTCAAAGGCCATATTTCCATCCGGTCCAAAGCCACTCAGCAGCTGGCCCCAGCCCcgcaccagcagcagctctaTGGCCGCAGCTCGGGGGCCGTGGCCATGCAGGGCACGCCGCGCACCTTGGCCGTGCAGCGCGGTATGATGCCAAACCTAATGCCCACGCCAGCACCATACAATTCCATGAACATGCCCCTCAATGCCATGTCAGCCGGTTACAGAATGCCCCAACCCATGATGAACAGTGGTTATCACGGCAATCCCCCTTACATGAATCAGCCAGCTCAGTACCCCATGCAGATGCAGATGGGCATGATGGGAGGGCAGGGTTACCCGCAGCAGCCTATGCAGCCCAATCACCACAGTAACATGATGTACACTGGCCCCTCCCATCACAGCTATGCTGGTGTCCCTAAACAGTCACCTTACATGAGCAGATGA